From a region of the Helianthus annuus cultivar XRQ/B chromosome 5, HanXRQr2.0-SUNRISE, whole genome shotgun sequence genome:
- the LOC110943135 gene encoding extensin-like has protein sequence MGFIQVGYTPPHRNSPPHQQVPSEDPHFQAVTSPPPPAPEQPLPPKPSRRRRTARMSVRGGFHFNTPQHSSNSNYPPLYEDPQMGGLSNAVSEVDSAPVAPAPHMGYENPIPSYPGAAGYTLFEQQAYSGYKYNNAPAVDPYIEAVNYNALYPRPFLATYPTGYPAYGYQYPLPPQPQQQQQPPQPPQIQPPQQQEILQRLHEVEQRVDKERRSRRGLLKGLANLIKGKKKRDY, from the coding sequence ATGGGCTTCATACAAGTGGGATATACTCCCCCTCACCGCAACTCGCCACCACACCAGCAGGTCCCTTCTGAGGACCCACATTTTCAGGCGGTTACGTCGCCGCCACCACCAGCGCCAGAGCAGCCACTGCCTCCCAAACCATCGAGGCGACGAAGAactgcacggatgtccgtgcgtgGGGGTTTCCATTTCAACACCCCCCAACACTCCAGCAACAGCAACTACCCGCCGCTCTATGAAGACCCGCAAATGGGTGGGCTTTCAAATGCAGTTTCTGAAGTCGACTCTGCACCAGTCGCACCAGCACCACACATGGGTTATGAAAACCCAATTCCTTCTTACCCAGGTGCAGCTGGGTACACCCTGTTCGAGCAGCAAGCTTATTCGGGTTATAAATACAACAATGCCCCTGCCGTTGACCCGTACATCGAGGCAGTGAACTACAATGCTCTCTACCCTAGACCCTTTCTAGCTACGTATCCAACTGGGTACCCTGCGTATGGGTATCAATACCCACTGCCTCCTcaacctcagcagcagcagcagccaccgcagccaccACAAATTCAACCACCGCAGCAGCAAGAAATCCTCCAAAGGTTACACGAGGTGGAACAAAGGGTAGACAAAGAGCGTAGGAGCCGCCGTGGTCTACTAAAGGGTTTGGCAAACCTTATTAAGGGGAAGAAGAAGAGGGATTATTAG